From Chaetodon trifascialis isolate fChaTrf1 chromosome 1, fChaTrf1.hap1, whole genome shotgun sequence, one genomic window encodes:
- the mpc1 gene encoding mitochondrial pyruvate carrier 1 yields the protein MAGAIARKAIDHLKSKEFRDYLMRYHFWGPVANWGLPIAAITDMKKSPEIISGRMTFALTCYSLLFMRFAYKVQPRNWLLFACHLTNETAQLIQGGRLIKYNMEKKMQS from the exons ATGGCAGGGGCAATTGCACGGAAAGCTATTGACCACCTGAAGAGCAAAGAGTTCAGGGATTATTTGATGAGGTAT CATTTCTGGGGGCCTGTTGCAAATTGGGGTCTTCCTATAGCCGCCATCACGGATATGAAGAAGAGCCCTGAGATTATCAGTGGCAGGATGACCTTTG ctctgacCTGCTATTCACTGCTCTTCATGAGATTCGCCTACAAGGTGCAGCCACGCAACTGGCTACTGTTTGCCTGCCATTTGACCAATGAGACAGCACAGCTAATCCAGGGAGGTCGTCTCATCAAGTACAA CATGGAGAAGAAGATGCAGTCTTAG